A section of the Anabaena cylindrica PCC 7122 genome encodes:
- a CDS encoding dynamin-like GTPase family protein: protein MSSLAPQCQQLQTQVESILQLLHQETALRSQDITSVQISLDKAISPKFEIVFAGAFSAGKSMLINALLERELLYSAEGHATGTECKIEYAPADSERVVLTFLSEVEVREQAVSLCQQLGFNTVENINQSDVIDLLRQGCTVIIQQEGGESKSERGKQAKALILLLEGYITNRDRINTVNNATYSMEQFNFTNLKEAAGYARRGSNSAVLKRIEYYCHHPLLEDGNVIIDTPGIDAPVEKDAQLTYAKIQHPDTSAVVCVLKPAAAGDLTKEETELLEIMRENTGIRDRVFYIFNRIDETWYNNQLRQRLEDLINGQFRDSSRVYKTSGLLGFYGSQIKQTTISDRFGLDSIFVESVKGLDGREETPQFINEFNRYCANSGKLSPSQFRISVNSFETPNQNYVRILTEQGTPLIKQLIQDSGVEEFRTSITRYLTEEKRPQLFKNLADDLEDICIKLKKHYQSLQRDLDSQPREIESMKEYELQKLNQQLQQVGRDFSQHIHEEVNGLINSNCEQFEADFRQLQSRMIRRLDELLDTFSVADAYRRATLSHPRNATAPLLAILVEAFYYLSNQLEDILIESCQQVIANLFQQLMEKIRKSEYYRQLYRLLGNDGGIESEIKLIEKQVSQALVNAASVECDRFVRESHRFYNEGTFSIYQFRQVLEQTSQGYDAESIIDAEPAIRQLLKLDFEPKVENTIRKSFRQTINQTIKTQLLPMGEKQADDILQQYPHARAYLEKTLEQEAEEKIANNQRLLSQVARKVEEYNTAVTGINSCLQAMQLYEHLLPIIGEEEV from the coding sequence ATGTCAAGTTTAGCGCCTCAGTGCCAGCAATTACAAACTCAAGTTGAATCTATTTTACAACTGTTGCACCAAGAAACAGCTTTGCGTTCTCAAGATATAACATCTGTGCAAATATCTTTAGATAAAGCAATTTCTCCGAAATTTGAAATTGTGTTTGCAGGTGCTTTTAGTGCGGGTAAATCAATGTTGATTAATGCACTATTGGAGAGGGAATTATTATATAGTGCAGAAGGACACGCAACTGGTACAGAATGCAAAATCGAGTATGCACCAGCAGATTCAGAAAGAGTTGTTTTAACCTTTTTGAGTGAAGTAGAAGTTCGTGAACAAGCGGTTTCTTTGTGTCAACAATTGGGATTTAATACAGTAGAAAATATTAATCAATCTGATGTAATTGATTTATTGCGTCAAGGTTGTACAGTAATTATTCAACAGGAAGGTGGAGAGAGTAAATCAGAACGGGGAAAACAAGCAAAAGCATTAATTTTGTTATTAGAAGGATATATAACAAACCGCGATCGCATCAACACGGTTAATAATGCTACATACTCAATGGAACAATTCAACTTTACCAACCTCAAAGAAGCAGCAGGATATGCGCGAAGAGGTAGTAACAGCGCGGTTTTGAAGCGAATAGAATATTATTGTCATCATCCGCTTTTAGAAGATGGTAACGTCATTATTGACACACCTGGGATTGATGCACCCGTAGAAAAAGATGCACAATTAACCTATGCAAAAATACAACATCCAGATACATCAGCAGTCGTATGTGTTCTCAAACCTGCTGCTGCGGGTGATCTGACAAAGGAAGAAACCGAATTATTAGAAATAATGCGGGAAAATACAGGAATAAGAGACAGGGTTTTTTATATCTTTAACCGCATTGATGAAACTTGGTACAATAATCAACTCCGACAAAGATTAGAAGATTTAATTAATGGCCAATTTCGAGATAGTAGCAGAGTTTATAAAACCAGCGGGTTACTAGGTTTTTACGGAAGTCAAATTAAACAAACAACAATTTCAGATAGATTTGGTTTAGACTCGATTTTTGTTGAAAGTGTGAAAGGTTTAGATGGGAGAGAAGAAACACCGCAATTTATTAATGAGTTTAATCGCTATTGTGCTAACTCTGGTAAATTGTCCCCTAGTCAATTTCGCATTTCAGTTAATAGCTTTGAAACACCTAATCAAAACTATGTGAGAATTTTAACTGAACAGGGAACACCGTTAATCAAGCAACTCATTCAAGATAGTGGTGTTGAAGAATTCCGCACATCAATTACACGCTATCTCACAGAAGAAAAACGTCCGCAATTATTTAAAAACCTTGCTGATGACTTAGAAGACATTTGCATCAAACTCAAAAAACACTATCAAAGTTTGCAACGAGACTTAGATAGTCAACCGCGTGAAATCGAAAGTATGAAAGAATATGAGTTGCAAAAATTAAATCAGCAACTCCAGCAAGTTGGGAGAGATTTTAGCCAACATATTCACGAAGAAGTCAACGGATTGATTAATAGTAATTGCGAGCAATTTGAAGCAGACTTTCGACAATTACAATCTCGGATGATTCGTCGTTTGGATGAATTACTAGATACATTTTCTGTAGCTGATGCTTATCGTCGTGCAACATTAAGTCATCCCCGCAACGCAACTGCACCTTTACTTGCTATTTTAGTAGAGGCTTTTTATTATTTATCTAACCAGTTGGAAGACATTTTAATAGAGTCTTGTCAACAGGTAATTGCTAATCTATTTCAGCAGCTAATGGAAAAGATTAGAAAATCAGAATATTACCGTCAATTGTATCGTTTGTTAGGAAATGATGGGGGAATTGAATCAGAGATAAAATTGATAGAAAAACAAGTTTCTCAAGCTTTGGTAAATGCTGCTAGTGTGGAATGCGATCGCTTTGTGAGAGAAAGTCACAGATTTTACAACGAAGGAACATTTTCTATTTATCAATTTCGACAAGTATTAGAACAAACTTCACAAGGTTATGATGCAGAAAGTATAATTGACGCTGAACCAGCAATTAGACAATTATTGAAGTTAGATTTTGAACCGAAAGTTGAAAATACAATTCGTAAATCTTTCCGACAAACCATCAACCAAACTATCAAAACTCAGTTGTTACCAATGGGGGAAAAACAAGCAGATGATATTTTACAACAATATCCTCATGCGCGTGCTTATTTAGAGAAAACTTTGGAACAAGAAGCGGAGGAAAAGATCGCTAACAATCAACGTTTGTTAAGTCAGGTTGCGAGGAAAGTTGAGGAGTATAATACAGCAGTTACGGGAATTAATAGTTGTTTACAAGCAATGCAGTTATATGAGCATTTATTGCCGATAATTGGGGAAGAAGAGGTATAG
- a CDS encoding KGK domain-containing protein, with the protein MEDNFKLIECNDDDVIECNDLTYKVNKLKQAFEELGSDTNFLISLWEALRRQKIYYLQDRHYNTECFKEGMDVKMLNLGSKSWRKGKLKFKLSVEFYIEEDTEIKEPESPLDDLRRMINDATS; encoded by the coding sequence ATGGAAGATAATTTTAAGTTGATAGAGTGTAATGATGATGATGTGATTGAATGTAATGATTTAACTTATAAAGTTAATAAATTGAAACAAGCATTTGAAGAACTCGGAAGTGATACAAATTTTTTGATTTCTCTATGGGAAGCATTGAGGAGACAAAAAATTTATTATTTACAAGATAGACATTATAATACTGAATGTTTCAAAGAAGGTATGGATGTCAAAATGCTAAATTTAGGTTCTAAATCTTGGAGAAAAGGGAAACTCAAATTTAAACTCAGCGTTGAATTTTACATTGAAGAAGACACAGAAATCAAAGAACCAGAATCACCCCTTGACGATTTACGACGTATGATAAACGATGCTACATCATAA
- a CDS encoding HNH endonuclease, with protein MNKTPRITIPPEVRTYVFQRDKYQCQSCGKTSQETNLSIDHIIPLSRGGKNDISNLQTLCLICNQQKTDKIDNRFHRHFDI; from the coding sequence ATGAACAAAACCCCACGTATCACCATACCCCCAGAAGTCAGAACCTACGTTTTCCAAAGGGATAAATATCAGTGTCAAAGCTGCGGTAAAACTTCCCAAGAAACTAACCTCAGCATTGATCATATTATCCCTTTGTCTCGTGGTGGTAAAAACGATATTAGTAATTTACAAACTCTCTGCTTAATTTGTAATCAACAAAAAACTGATAAAATAGACAATCGCTTTCACCGACATTTCGATATTTAA